One segment of Streptomyces sp. NBC_01463 DNA contains the following:
- a CDS encoding methyltransferase domain-containing protein, translating into MRLRSTKIPQDAVHHPVFARCYARLSVAAESAGGLAAVRAELLSGLSGRVIEIGAGNGLNFAHYPPAVSEVVAIEPERMLRQLAVRSALRAGIPVDVVPGTAEALPVKSEAFDGAVASLVLCTVRDVQQSLAEIRRVVRPGGELRFFEHVRADGRFMAATQRALDRTVWPRVAGGCHTSRDALAAIEAAGFVVETYRRVNLPERGIRLPTSSCVLGVARRSAVVDRGRQGLR; encoded by the coding sequence ATGCGGTTGCGGAGCACGAAGATCCCGCAGGATGCGGTGCACCACCCCGTCTTCGCCCGGTGCTACGCCCGGCTGAGCGTGGCCGCGGAGTCCGCCGGAGGCCTGGCCGCCGTAAGGGCGGAGCTGCTGTCCGGACTGTCGGGGCGGGTCATCGAGATCGGCGCGGGCAACGGTCTGAACTTCGCCCACTACCCGCCGGCGGTGTCCGAGGTGGTGGCGATCGAACCCGAGCGCATGCTGCGGCAGTTGGCGGTGCGGTCCGCCCTGCGGGCCGGAATCCCGGTGGATGTGGTGCCCGGTACGGCGGAGGCGCTTCCGGTGAAGAGCGAGGCGTTCGACGGGGCCGTGGCCTCGCTCGTGCTGTGCACCGTACGCGACGTGCAGCAGTCGCTCGCCGAGATCCGGCGTGTCGTGCGGCCGGGGGGTGAGCTGCGCTTCTTCGAGCACGTGCGGGCCGACGGCCGGTTCATGGCCGCCACCCAGCGGGCGCTGGACCGGACCGTGTGGCCGCGGGTGGCCGGGGGCTGTCACACCTCGCGCGACGCGCTGGCCGCCATCGAGGCGGCCGGGTTCGTCGTCGAGACGTACCGCAGGGTCAATCTGCCGGAGCGCGGAATCCGGCTCCCCACGTCCTCGTGCGTGCTGGGCGTGGCACGGCGGTCGGCCGTGGTGGACCGGGGACGGCAGGGCCTCCGCTGA